TTTGGAAGACCTATTGAGTTGTCGCAAGTTGTCGTAGTTGACGAAGTTTTCACCGATGCCAGCAAGGGTATGCGTGCATCTGAAGAGAAGCTTATGAAGGCCTTTGGGACTACGGATTTTATTAAAATAGCCGAGGCTATCATGAAACGTGGTGAACTTCAATTAACAACTGAGCAAAGACGGCAGTTGATTGAAGATAAAAAGAAGCAGATTATAGCTTTCATCAGCAGGCAATGCGTTGATCCTAGAACTGGGTTACCCCACCCTCCGATTCGGGTTGAACAGGCTCTAGCCCAAGTTCGGGTCTCAATCGACCCCTTCGAAGATGCAGAGGAGCAAGCCAGAACGGTTATTCAAGCTTTGCGTCCTATTCTTCCACTAAAAATGGAGCAGCTGCGACTGGCTGTGAAAATTCCACCAGAACACGCAACTCGAGCCTATGGTGCGGTAAAGGACTTCGGAATCATTAAACAAGAAGAGTGGCAAGCAGATGGATCGTGGATCGCGATTATTGAGATGCCGGCGGGGTTGCAGACTTCATTCCTCGAAAAGGTTGGCAAACTTACGCAAGGGACTTTGCAGGTAAAAGTCTTAAAGTAGGCTGAAGTTATCTTCTACAGTTTAACCTCTTGAGGAAGTGGCATGTTTGCCAATACTAGTTGAAAAAAGGCAGCTTGTTACCCCAGGTGACCTCATAGCTGAGGGTAATTATTTAATCGGTGAAAGTACCTTTCGTGAAGGGGATAAGATCTACGCTACACGGATTGGGCTTGTAGATACCGATGGTCGTTCGGTTTCAGTGGTTGCTTTGAAGGGAGGCTATATTCCATGCGTGGGAGACTTAGTAATAGGCAAAGTAATCGACATAAGCCTAAGTGGTTGGGTGGTTGATATTAATGCTCCATATGCTGCAATTCTTCATGCTTCTGATGCTATTGAGCGACCTTTCAACCCGCAACGCGATGACTTAACATCCATTTACGATATTGGTGACATGATTTTAGCTAAGGTTGTCGCCTACGATCGAACTAGAAATCCAATTCTTACTACTCACGGTCCAGGGCTTGGAAAGATTACTCGGGGGCGAGTTATTGAAATAGTCGCAGCGAAAATCCCGAGACTTATTGGAAAACGGGGATCTATGATCAACATGTTAAAACGTGAAACTGGTTGCCATTTTACGATTGGTCAAAATGGGTTAGTTCTCATTAGTGGTAGGAGCCCTGAAGACGAGGACCTGGCGGTTTTGGCAATTCGTAAGATTGAGGAAGAAGCTCATACAACCGGTTTAACAGATCGCATATGCAACTTAATACGGGAGGAAAGTCAAAAAAGAGGTGTTTCTCATGTCTCAAATTAAACCCGAGAAACTGATAAATGAACAAGGTCTCAGGATTGACGGTAGAAAACCTGATGAACTTCGCCCAACTAAGTTAGAGGTTGGGTTATTGAAAAATGCTACTGGCTCTGCCTATATAGAGCAGGGAAAAAATAGGATCCTTGTAGCAGTTTACGGTCCAAGGGAAACTCATCCAAAACATCTGGCTCTTCCAGATAGAGCTACAATCCGGTGCCGGTATCATATGGCACCATTTTCTACAGAAGTCCGAAAATCGCCAGCCCCTTCTCGTCGAGAATTAGAGCTTTCAAAGGTTATTAGGGAGTCGTTAGAACCAGTGGTATTTACCGAATATTATCCTCGAACAACTATAGACGTTTTTATTGAGGTCTTGCAATCTGATGGTGGGACAAGATGCGCAGGCATTACCGCTGCATCATTAGCGTTGGCGGACGCGGGTATACCGATGCGAGACTTGGTAGTTGCATGCGCATCCGGAAAAGTTGACGGGCAAATAGTTTTGGACCTTTGCGATCTTGAAGACAAATTCGGGGAAGCAGATTTACCCGTAGCTATAATTCCGCGTTCCGAGGAGATAACACTCATCCAAATGGATGGAAGCCTCACCCCAGAGGAATTCAGAAAGGCTTTCAACTTAGCAATTGAAGGGTGTAAGCAAATTTATGCGATGCAAAAAGAAGCCCTCAGGAAGAAATACATCGCAGTAAAGGAAGTTGCTGAAGAAGAGACGACTGAGGCAGGCGAAAGGGAGGAATGATAATTGTCTGTTACGCGTGAAACCGAGGTAATTGCAAAAATAAAGCAAAAGCAGATTACCGATTTAATTAGTCGCGGGCGAAGGTTGGATGGTCGAAGTCTTTTCGACTATAGGGAAATCAAAGTCGAAACCGGAGTGATTGAGAAGGCTGAAGGCTCAGCATCGGTTTCCCTTGGAGATACAAAAATTCTTGCTGGGGTAAAAATTGAGATCGGTGAACCATTTCCTGATACGCCAGATGAAGGTGTTCTTACGGTTAATGCGGAATTGGTTCCCCTTGCTTCAGCTACGTTTGAGCTTGGACCGCCGGATGAGAATGCAATTGAACTGGCAAGGGTGGTTGATCGTGGATTAAGAGAATCTAAGACCATAGACTTGAAGAAACTTTGCATCAACCCGGGTAAGAAGGTGTTTGTTGTGTTTATTGATATATATGTCCTTGACCACGATGGAAACCTCACAGATGCTTCAGCTATCGCTGCACTTGCGGCGCTGATTAATGCGAAGATGCCTACTTACGAAATCAAAGCAGGTGAAGTTGAATTGAAACCTGAGTATATTCAACTTCCGCTCCAGAATTATCCCTTCACTGTAACGATGGCAAAGATTGGTAATAAGCTAGTAGTTGATCCAATTATTGAGGAAGAGCAAGTTATGGACGCGCAGATCACTGTTACCACAGACCAAAACGGGAATATCTGTGCCATGCAGAAGAGCGGACCTAAAGCATTTTCAATTACACATGTGCTTGAAGCAGTAGACTTAGCGCGTGAGAAAGCGAAGCACATTCGTGCTATACTAGGAGTGTAAGTTTCCAATGGGGCGAACTAAGAGCGTTGGTCCGACGGGGCGATTTGCCGCCCGCTATGGGGCAACTGTTAGAAAGCGGCGGGCAGAAATCGAGATTGAATTGAAGAAACCCCAGACTTGTCCGAGCTGTGGATATAAGGCCGTTAAAAGGGTTAGTGTGGGCATATGGCGTTGTCGGAAGTGTGGCTACACTTTTGCAGGGGGAGCTTACTCACCAGTTACGAAACTCGGCGAAATGGCGAGAAGAGCGGCGAGAGGGCTTGTTCCCACAGTAAGAGTTGAGACAGTTAAGCCGTCCAAGACCAGTGAAACCACGTGATCCTACTTACGACTTCGTTAAGGCCCACACGCCGCGTAAGATCATTTTGTAACGACATCCAAAGAGTTCTTCCTAATGTTATTCGGATTACTCGTGGTAAACTGGCTTTAGATGCGTTAGCGGAGAAAGCTTTAGAATTAAAGGCCGAGGGTGTGGTCGTGGTTGAAAGGTGGAAGGGTGAACCTAGCAAAATTACTTTTTATCGTATCACTTCAAAGGGATTAGAAACCTTTTTTCCTATTATTTTTCTTGGCAATGTTAAGCTTCAGCAAGATTATGGGCAAATCTATAAGCCAGCTGGCAAAATTGCAGTCTCCCTCTCAAGCTCCTTATCAGAAGATGCGCGTCGAGTAGCTGAAAGATTTTCAGAGTTTTTTCATCTTCCAATATTGGAAGCGAATGCAAACCTTAGAAAAATCGACGCAACTTTAAATTTCTCTTCCCAGTTTGGCTCCGTTACTAAAGTTTCGCTTACTCATCCCCCGATTGTACATGAAGTAGGTCCAAGCTTTACAGTAAAAATGGTTAAATGGAATCCATAAGTGAAGGCGAATGTCAACGAGGCAAAAACAAGCTTGCGCTATAATTCATCTTGACTTTCCTAGTGAAAACTACGCCAAGATCATCTATGAAGCTCTTAAACCTGAAACCAAAATGTCCCCAACTCCGAGGGCCGAAGTTAGGCTTCAAAGGAATGCGAAAAATCTTGTTCTTACGTTCAAAGCTTGTGATGCGGCTGCCCTTAGAGCTTCAATAAATTCTATTCTTCGTTTTACTAATTCTATAGTACAGATTCTTAATGTAGTCAAGAAGCTTCACGCGCAATAGGTTTTGACTGTACTCTTGGTTTTAGGTATGTTTGGGTTTCACGTTCATGTGGGCATCTTTTTAACTCGTAGAAACTGGGGTTGCTGTTGGGCATCGTTTATGTAGTAGAACAATATTCGGAAAACTCTTATTATAGTTGGATAGTAGCTATTCGGGATAAAATGTGTAATCGGTGAGGGTAGAATGAGTACAGCTCCAGAAATTCCCCCACAACTTCAAGAGCAGCTTTCAAGACTTCAACAACTTCAACAGACGCTTCAGATAGTTATAACTCAAAGACAACAGTTAGACCTTGAACTTGCTGAGACCGAGCGAGCGTTAACTGAGTTGGATAAGCTTTCCGATACTTCTACCATCTATAAGTCGATTGGTGCGCTTTTAGTTAAAACGGATCGTCAAACTGTGCTAAAAGAATTACAGGAGCGAAAGGAGCTTCTTAACACTCGAATTACAGTTCTAGCAAGGCAGGAGGAACGGGCTCGGAGTAAAGTAAAAGAACTTCAGCAGAAGATTCAAGATAGGCTTAAGCCTCCTGAGTCAGAGGAAGCCTCGGTTAAAATCTGAATATAAATACTTTCTCAGATGGTTTTTCATGTTTGAGGAAATAGGCCTGCCAGAGCTCAAGCTCCATCAAATTGAAGAGGTTTGTAAGGTAGCGGAAGAAGCCGCGAGGCGTTATATCCTGTCAAAAGTCTCCTTTCGAAGGATAGCTGACCTAAACATCACAATTGACATTAGTGTTGCTGGTCCTGTTACAATAAACGTAGATATTGACGCTACGCTTTCACCCCTTGAAGCTGGAGTTGATGTGGGACAAATTACTAGAGAAGCCTCCGAAAAAGCATTAGAGGCGGCGGAAGGAAAGTTGAGGGAGTTTGCAGCTTGCAAATCAAAGAAATAGCCGCCTTGCTTAAAGAGAAAAACGCGAAGTACGTCAGCATTCTTTGTCATCATAATGCTGATCCCGACGCTGTATGCTCTGCATATGCGTTTTCACAACTGCTGAAAAGGCTTAAACCTGATGTGAACATCGAGATTTCTGCTGCGCAGGGACCTAGCAAACTTTGTAAACAGATTTTATCTGCAGTTCCAATCGTGTTAATCGATCAACCGCACATTGAAGAAGCTGACATTCTCGTTCTACTTGACACTAATACTATTCAACAATTAGATGAATGGAAGCCCAGGATAATTGAGGCTGCGAAGCCGTTGATTGTTATAGACCATCATGCAGCGCATCCAAGTACAAAGAGTATAGCCACTCTTTGCATTGCGGATGAGACATCATCGTCTACGTGTGAAATTGTCTATAGCCTTTATAGGGAGGCCGATTTCGAACTCACAAGGGAAGAAGCATTAGCGCTATTTCTTGGCATAGCATATGACACTAAGCACTTCATTTTAGCCAGTTCAAAGGCTTTCAAGGCTATTGCAGGTCTAATCGATGCAGGTGTCATGGCAGAAGAGGCTTTATCTCTTCTCTCTATGCGGATGGACATCTCGGAACGCATCGCCCGACTGAAAGCAGCAAAACGTATGAACCTGATGAAACTAGGTAAATGGCTAGTCGGCTTTTCAAATGTTAGTGCTTATCAAGCTTCAGCTGCCCGCGCTCTTCTTGAGTTAGGTGTTGATGTTGGGATTGTTGGTGGCGTGAAGGAAGGAAAGCTCAGAATCAGTATGAGATCCACGAAGCAGTTCTATAAAGAAACTGGTATTCACCTGGGGAGAGATATTGCTAAGCCTCTTGGCGAACAAGTTAATGGCATGGGAGGCGGTCACGCTGCGTCAGCTGGGGTGAATGGTGAAGGTGATTTTAAGGAAGCTGCATCACTTTGCGTCAGGCTTCTTATGGAGAAACTCGGATACTAACTTATTTTTGAGTAATTACCTTTAAATGAGGCTCTTCCGATACGATTTGCGGGTAAAACTAGTGGAATCTTCCATGCCAGTAATTAAGGTAAGTGACTTAACTTACACTTATCTTGGTTCTGAAAAGCCTGCACTTAAAGAGATTAATTTGGTCGTCGATAAAGGCGAATTTGTCATTTTAACAGGGCCAAGCGGGTGTGGTAAAACTACTTTGTGCCGGTGCTTTAACGGGTTAATTCCCCATTTTTATGGAGGAGACTTGAGGGGAGACGTGATCGTATCTGGTCTCGCGGTCCGTGACCACCCCACCTGTGAGCTATCTCAGTACGTTGGGTTCGTGTTCCAAAATCCTGAAAACCAGCTATTTGCCCTTTCTGTAGAAAAAGATGTGGCTTTCGGACTCGAGAATTTAGGTCTCCAAAGGGATGAAATTCGTCGTCGTGTTGAATGGGCATTAGATATGACAGGAATTAGGCATCTTCGGGAGTGCGCGCCATACGAACTTTCTGGCGGGCAACAACAGCGTGTTGCCATAGCTAGCGTCTTAGCAATGCAACCTGAAGTTATTGTCCTCGATGAACCGACTTCCTTTTTGGACCCGCTATCTGCTAAGAAGATCTTTGAGGTTGTTAGCCGCCTTAACACAGAGCTAAAAATTACAATTATACTTGTTGAGCATCGGCTAGATTTAGCTGTCATGTACGCGAATCGGGTTATAGTTATGGATGAAGGTCGGATAGTTCTCAATGGACATCCGCGCGAAGTGTTTAACTCTGAAAAAGCCTACTTAATGGGGGTTGGAATACCTAAGACTATTCGGCTTTTTCAATTGCTTCGAGAAGATGGAATTGAGTTAGCCTATGTTCCAATAACTCCTGATGAAACAGCTCAACTTATCCGGGAAGCTCTAAAGTTATGATTAAGGTTGAAGATGTTTACTTTACTTATCCTTCCGGCGTTGAAGCCCTCCGAGGAGTAACTCTCCGAATAGAAGATGGAGAATTTGTAACAATCATGGGTGAAAATGGCGCTGGAAAAACAACGCTTGTAAAACATTTTAATGGCCTGTTAAAGCCAACTCGGGGGCGCGTGGAAGTTGATGGAATTGATACTCGTAATGCCAGCGTCGCCGAACTCTCACGGAATGTAGGTCTTGTTTTTCAAAACTCTGATCACCAACTTTTCTCTGAAACTGTAGAGGAAGAGATTGCGTTTGGTCTTCGAAATTTCGGTTTTGATGCGCCGACAATCACCAAACGTGTTGAATGGGCACTAAACCTTCTTGACCTAGTTGAGTATCGGAAGTCATCTCCCTTTATGTTAAGCGGAGGTGAGCGAAAACGTTTAGCTTTAGCTTCAGTTCTTGCTTGGGATCCAAAAATTATTGTTCTCGATGAACCGACTATTGGCCAAGATTATCAACAGAAGGCAAAACTTCGAGAGTTTATAACTCAACTCAATGCTCAAAAAAGAACTGTAATTGTTGTAACCCATGATGTAGAGTTTGTAGCTGAGTGCCGTCCTAGGGTAGTTTTGATGTCGCATGGTGAAGTGGTTGCCGATGGACCTGCGCCAAGAATTCTTACAGATTATGATACGGTGACTAAGGTTTCGCTATTACCTCCACAAGTCACCCAAATTTTTCTTCATCTTTCAGATTTTAATTTTCCATCAAACGTTATTGACATCTATGAAGCGAAGCAGTTGTTGTCAGCTAGAATGTTCAAGGTAGGGTTAAAATGAGGGTATTTGAGGGCTTAAAATTCAAACGGGTTTCCACACCTATTCACAAATTAGATCCTCGTGTAAAATTCTTTATTTCCTGTATTATTTTTATTACCGCTATCTTATTTAATGAACTACTTCCATTGCTAATCCTATTTTTCGCTCAACTTCCGCTTATTTTGATAGCTCGGGTGCATCGAGAATGGGTGCAATCGTTAAAGGGGGCTTCCATTTTTGCAGTAATGATTTTCGTAATGAATTTAGTTGTGGGTTATATGAGTCCAACTTCTAGTTTCACAATTTCTTTTTCGTTAGCTATGGCTATTCGCTTCTTGGTGCTCGTAGCATCGTTCTCCTGTTTTTTCCTGACCACATCTCCGGATGATTTAGGCTTAGCGTTAGAGCAAAGTCGTATACCCTATGAATTTTGTTTCGCTTTCACCACAGCTGTACGCTTCGTTCCTGTGCTAGCAAATGAAGCCCAAACTATCGTAGATGCACAACGCTCTCGAGGGCTTGAGTTGGAAAAGGGCAATTTTATGAAACGTGTGAGGAATTACATTCCAATTCTCATACCTCTAATAGTGAGCGCTATCCGACGAAGTCTTGAGTTGGCGGAGGCTATGGAGTCACGAGCCTTCGGCGCAAAGAAAACTCGTACAAGTCTCTATAGTCTTAAAATGAAGTCAATTGATTATTTTGTTATCATTCTAACCCTAGCGTTATTCCTATTTGCTGTTTACATTCGAATGGCAGCGGCAATTCCCCGAATAGAAATCTAATTGATAAGTGTTTACATCTTAACTTGAATTAATATTTTTGAATAAGGGCCTTCATAACTATCGGTAAATAAACTAGGCTGGTGACTTACTTTGCCCCTTCAGGTTAGAATTATTGTTGACGAAAGGGAAAGACAGTCTGGGGTTCCAGAACTGTTAGCTAAATTTGGGGGAAAAATTGAATATCGTTTCTTAAGTGTAGGTGACTATGTGCTTTCGTCTGAATGTGCAGTTGAACGGAAGGATGCGCATGACTTTGTTAATTCTCTGTTTTCCGGTCGGTTATTTGACCAGGCTTATAGGTTGTCGGAAGCNNNNNNNNNNATTGTAGAAGGCGACTTGTTAAAACTGGTTGAAGAATCCTCGAAGCCACGCGCATTCTGGGGTGCCTTAGCCACGATTGCTTTTGGATATGGGCTTCATGTCTTCTTTACTCGAAATACTGCACAGACAGCTGATTTTATCTATACTATTGCAAAGCATGGGCGCTTTGTTAGGCCAGGAAGACCGCTTATACAGAAAAAACCAAAAGTTGAGACATTGCAAGAGAGCCAGTTACTCGTAGTAGCAAGTTTGCCTGGCGTTGGTCCAAGGTTTGCTGATAAACTTTTGAGGCACTTTGGTTCTGTGCGTCAGGTTTTTTCTTCTTCGTTGTCACAACTTGCCTTAGTTGAGGGCTTTGGGCGTTCTCGAGCCGAGAACGTTGTACGCCTTCTTGACGCTTCCTATCAACCATCCGAGAAGCTGGCGTCTCAAGCTCGCCTAGACCAGTAATAAGTTATTGTAAGTATTGGAAGCATAGTTAGGTTTATGCTAGGTTCTTTTTCAATTTCATCTTTGCAAATTAGCAACAAAATATATACTGTTTACCTTCAATGGTCCTTTGATTTTTATTCATATTAAGCAGCAATCTCTTCATGTTTCTTTATTTGATCCCTCTGAGAAGATCGGTGCCAAATTGTGGAACACGGTAATTAATGTGGGAGGTTATACAGTATTTTTACCACAAATATAATGTATAATGTTATTATTTTAGCTTACATTGAGGGCTGTGAATGAGCCGCCCGCGTTATTGGTATGAAGCAACTGTTAATGAGATCTTAGTGGAAATCCAAAATGCTATGCGGACACTTGACCCCGAAAAAGTTGAAAAAATGGTTGATATTCTCATTAAGGCGAAGAATCGAAAAATACTTGTTCTTGGGGCTGGCCGCAGTGGGCTTGTCGGTCGAGCGTTTGCAATGCGCCTAATGCACCTCGGTTTTAATGTTTATGTTGTTGGAGAAACGATCGCTCCAGCCCTTGAGAAAAATGACGTATTATTTGCGATTTCAGGGTCTGGTACTACAACGTTGGTTGTCGCGTCTGCGGAGATAGCTAAGAAAGTAGGAGCAATAGTTGTTGCTATCACTTCTTATATTAATTCTCCTTTAGGTAAGTTGGCTGATCATGTGGTTGTCCTCAAAGGTAGAACAAAGGTCGCTCGTAAGAAAGATTACTTTTCACGGCAGATTCTCGGAGTTCACGAGCCTCTCGCCCCGCTTGGCACGCTTTTTGAAGCTTCTTGTATGATTTTCTTGGATGGAATTATCGTCGAACTGATGCATCGCCTTGGAAAAACAGAGCGTGAGATGAAATTACGTCACGCTACAATTGAGTAAGCTGTGTTTATGATGCGCGATTAATACCACGGTACGTACTTTCTTTCAATTTAACCTTTTGAGAATTGTATTGCACCAAGTGTTTTACCAATCATCGCGCTTTTAGAAGATACTTCATATGGTAAAGTTAATAACTTACCCCGAAGATAATCGCACAGACCAAGATAAGGAGGGAAGGCTCATTCCGAGATTCAAGCAAACTGGAGATATTCTGAAAATTACCGGGAATAAGGAACAATTAAGAAACATAGGCATAATAGCCCATACTCATACTTGCGGAAGTTGATGTCTTCCGTTGTATGAGGGGTAAGTAGATCATGGAAAAACTACCATGACAGACTCGTTGTTAGCGGCTGCTGGGTTGTTGTCCCCTACATTGGCGGGGCAAGCTCTAGTCCTCGATTACCTTGAGGAGGAGCAAAAGCGTCAGATGGCTAATCATAGTTGGATTAGCCAGACGAAATGACAATCAAGGCCGCTAACATCAGTCTCTATCACGAGCGTGAAAACCGACCCTTCGTGATAAATCTAATTGACACGCCATCTGATCTGGCGTGAATGTCAGATCAGGCGTAAGGTCATGTAGATTTTTCAGGAAGGGTTACCCGTAGTTTACGGGCTATCGATGGCGCTGTTGTTGTGGTGGATGCGGTTGAGGAGGTTATGGTCCAAACTGAAACTGTTACTCGCCAGGCTTTAGAAGAACGCGTTCGCCCAGTTTTATATGTTAATAAAATTGATCGCCTTATCAAAGAACTCCGTCTTGCCCCTGATGCCTTTCAAGCAAAACTAGCTAGGATAATCCGTGATTTTAATCAGTTAATCGACATGTATGCGGAACCTGAGTTTAAGGAGAAATGGAAGATAAGTCCAACTGCTGGCACAGTTGCATTTGGATCAGCTAAAGACCGGTGGGCTTTCACTCTTGAAATGGCTCAGAAACGGGGTATCACCTTTTCTGATGTGATTAAGGCTTACACTAAAGGTGACATCGAGGATCTTGTCAAGTCCTGCCCGCTTCATGAGGCTATCCTAAACATGGTTGTCGACCACATGCCTCCGCCGCACATCGCTCAGAAATATCGAATTCCAAGAATTTGGCGCGGAGACCTAGATAGTGAAATTGGCCAAGCGATGATTAACTGCGATGAGAAAGGTCCTGCAGTTATGTGCGTTTCCGATGTCAAAGTTGATCCACAGGCTGGAGTTGTCGCAACTGGTCGTCTTTTCTCTGGAACTCTTAGTCAAGGTGACCAAATCTATCTGGTTAATGCCCATACAGATGCCAGAATCCAACAAGTCTGTATTTATATGGGACCGCATCGCGAGATCGTGGGTTCGCTTTCTGCAGGGAATATCCCTGCCTTACTTGGACTTGAACATGCTCGCGCTGGCGAAACAATCACTACTGTCAAAGACATCGTTCCCTTTGAAGCTGTAAAATACGTTTCTGAACCGGTTGTAACAATAGCTGTTGAACCAAAATACGCCCGCGATCTCCCCCGCTTAGTCGATATTCTTAACAAATTGACAATTGAAGATCCAACACTTGTGACTGTTGTCCGTCCAGAAACTGGTGAATATCTCATTAGTGGTATGGGAACCCTCCACCTCGAAATCGCCACTACTTGGATTACAAAAACTGGTCTAGAAATTATTCAAAGCAAGCCAATTGTCATTTACCGTGAGTCTATTCGCCGCCACGGCGGACCATTCGAAGGTAAATCCCCCAATAAACATAACCGCGTCTACATTGAAGTTGAACCCCTAGAACCCGAGATCATCGACCTAATTCGTAAAGGCGAACTTCACGAAGCCTTAGACAGAAAAGCCGCAGCCAAAATCCTTCGTGACCATGGTTGGTCAACCGAAGAAGCTCGCAACGTCTGGACTATTGAACCACACGGCAACATTCTCATTGATGCCACAAAGGGCATTCAATACCTCCATGAAGTCAAAGAAATGATTGTTACTGGATTCCTTAATTGCATGGAAGAAGGTCCCCTCTGCCGTGAACTCGTTAGAGGAACAAAGGTTAAACTCACCGATGCCCAACTTCACGAAGACCCTGCACATAGGGGGTACGCTCAACTTGTTCCAGCTACAAGACATGCGTTGTTTGCTGCATTTTTATCGGCGGAACCAGTTTTATTGGAGCCAATTGAGAAGATTACAGTGAAGGTTCCAGTTGAACTAGTGGGCGATGTGACGAAAGTGATTGCGCAGAAACGTGGAAAGATTCTGTCAATTGAGCAGAAGGAATACCTGACATATGTTGAGGGTGAGTTGCCTGCAGCGGAGACATTTGATTTATCCGAGGTTATGCGAGGGGCTACAGGTGGTAGGGCTTTCTGGGGTCTCGAATTTGCTTCCTGGGCTCCAGTTCCGGCTTCAATGCAGATTCAAATTATTCAAGAAATTCGTAAGCGAAAAGGACTCAGTCCTGAAATCCCGAAGGTACAAGATTTTATTGAAAGATAAGGGTCTCATTCCAAGGTTGATGCATTGCTGCAGAGCAGACATTGTATTAGGCTTTAGACGAGAAAGAGAGGTTCGAACAAGTTCTTTAATCCTGCACATAGGGAATAAGTGAACTAGATTGACTTTTCCTATATTTCTTCATTATATTACTTAGTTGAATAAGTGTTCGTAAAAATACCTTCTACCATCTGTTTTTAGTTGTAGGTTAGTTTGTACTGACTAGTTAAATAATTCTGGGCTTAATTACAAGAGGTGTCGGAAGTTGGAATGTCGAGTAGTGTTGTTGTTTTTGAAGTCCTAGGCTAATTTCAATGAATTCTGGCAAAACTTTTTGAATGAAATAGTTTGAAGGATTCCCCAATTTTAGTCCATGACATAATGTATCTGCGTAAACGAAGAACTCTTTCCCTCGGTAGATATAGCTGGCTTCTTTTCGTCTGCCATATCTGGGATTTTCACAGATTTTGAACGGCCAAAGTTTGCACGCCAGAGGTTTTATATGCTGTATTCCACAGAACCATTTATCTAGGAGTTTGTATTGGAAGATGCATCTATTGGCCGCGTTTTTCTTCAAATAAAATCCGTTTATGCCTGGTTGGGCGACTCCTAAGCCGTATAAGCGGGTTATAGTTAGCCACTCTTGTAGAGTAAGAATTACAGTAAATGGCTTACAGCATTCCCCACATGCTCGACAGTTCCAAGATTCAATATACTTCCAAGGAACTGGTAACATTGGCATAAGTAGGGATTACTCAGTAGAATAAAATTTTTACCTCGTCTAATGAAACTCTGGCTAAGCATGCGTTACTAAACCTCATTGCGCGAGGGGAATGCGACTGGTGAAACGAGAAAGGAAACTGGTCCTAAGGGTTGAACAAATTATTAAAGAGGCTAATGTTAACGCCAGGATTATCTGGCATAGAGAATGGGGAAAGAAGACCGAAACGGTTGCTAAAATACTGGGAATTGGGTTAGAATACATTCTTAAATGCCTAATTTTTCTCGATTCAAGAGATGAGCCATTAATGGCCGTTGTAACAGGGAATAAACGAGTCAATATCACAAAGTTAGAGCAAGTTTCAGGAAAGATTGGGTTAAGGCTTGCAAATGCGAAAGAGATTGAAAGAATAACTGGGCATCCCATTGGCGGTGTTCCACCAGTAGGATTAAACATCCCTGTCTTTGTCGACATAGAAGTTTTAACTAAAAACACGG
This genomic stretch from Candidatus Bathyarchaeota archaeon harbors:
- a CDS encoding ATP-binding cassette domain-containing protein gives rise to the protein MPVIKVSDLTYTYLGSEKPALKEINLVVDKGEFVILTGPSGCGKTTLCRCFNGLIPHFYGGDLRGDVIVSGLAVRDHPTCELSQYVGFVFQNPENQLFALSVEKDVAFGLENLGLQRDEIRRRVEWALDMTGIRHLRECAPYELSGGQQQRVAIASVLAMQPEVIVLDEPTSFLDPLSAKKIFEVVSRLNTELKITIILVEHRLDLAVMYANRVIVMDEGRIVLNGHPREVFNSEKAYLMGVGIPKTIRLFQLLREDGIELAYVPITPDETAQLIREALKL
- a CDS encoding YkgJ family cysteine cluster protein — protein: MPMLPVPWKYIESWNCRACGECCKPFTVILTLQEWLTITRLYGLGVAQPGINGFYLKKNAANRCIFQYKLLDKWFCGIQHIKPLACKLWPFKICENPRYGRRKEASYIYRGKEFFVYADTLCHGLKLGNPSNYFIQKVLPEFIEISLGLQKQQHYSTFQLPTPLVIKPRII
- a CDS encoding heavy metal resistance protein CzcA, which encodes MPLQVRIIVDERERQSGVPELLAKFGGKIEYRFLSVGDYVLSSECAVERKDAHDFVNSLFSGRLFDQAYRLSEA
- a CDS encoding energy-coupling factor transporter transmembrane protein EcfT, with product MRVFEGLKFKRVSTPIHKLDPRVKFFISCIIFITAILFNELLPLLILFFAQLPLILIARVHREWVQSLKGASIFAVMIFVMNLVVGYMSPTSSFTISFSLAMAIRFLVLVASFSCFFLTTSPDDLGLALEQSRIPYEFCFAFTTAVRFVPVLANEAQTIVDAQRSRGLELEKGNFMKRVRNYIPILIPLIVSAIRRSLELAEAMESRAFGAKKTRTSLYSLKMKSIDYFVIILTLALFLFAVYIRMAAAIPRIEI
- the hxlB gene encoding 6-phospho-3-hexuloisomerase; the encoded protein is MSRPRYWYEATVNEILVEIQNAMRTLDPEKVEKMVDILIKAKNRKILVLGAGRSGLVGRAFAMRLMHLGFNVYVVGETIAPALEKNDVLFAISGSGTTTLVVASAEIAKKVGAIVVAITSYINSPLGKLADHVVVLKGRTKVARKKDYFSRQILGVHEPLAPLGTLFEASCMIFLDGIIVELMHRLGKTEREMKLRHATIE
- a CDS encoding ABC transporter ATP-binding protein codes for the protein MIKVEDVYFTYPSGVEALRGVTLRIEDGEFVTIMGENGAGKTTLVKHFNGLLKPTRGRVEVDGIDTRNASVAELSRNVGLVFQNSDHQLFSETVEEEIAFGLRNFGFDAPTITKRVEWALNLLDLVEYRKSSPFMLSGGERKRLALASVLAWDPKIIVLDEPTIGQDYQQKAKLREFITQLNAQKRTVIVVTHDVEFVAECRPRVVLMSHGEVVADGPAPRILTDYDTVTKVSLLPPQVTQIFLHLSDFNFPSNVIDIYEAKQLLSARMFKVGLK